One window of Ziziphus jujuba cultivar Dongzao chromosome 5, ASM3175591v1 genomic DNA carries:
- the LOC107419754 gene encoding protein POLAR LOCALIZATION DURING ASYMMETRIC DIVISION AND REDISTRIBUTION: protein MKKKDNKLTKLFYKTLTLDSSNSRHLRIADIFAADEEQQNDGDGDGSLQMSGVDEPRRVWSVRLQCTSPRRIIARCLALLRRDKERKGILVRSRSEKREKRVVEMGAGCLRTSRSMKTLTGGESAFSATEGEDSERYRNAASFNLGIGCGLLYLVAASKNELTKMAKLRTEMENLLKNVREELQKMNMNAPLKPIEPPNGKFSYPSIDDVQEGSNSNGHLQLQLHSNDIQPCVLPKLETDLVSDESSDCIVKYEQKHCTVGMDELEAELEAELERLQLNLDTEHSSKRPPLPRSKAIADATPAISQSLNSGEVIDPQAADSEANYGVSPIEVERRLHELVECRQQERIKELEAALECAINELEEKEIEVSWWKDTARLVSQHIPTTSRQISHRDPKLFAC from the exons ATGAAGAAGAAAGACAATAAACTTACGAAGCTCTTCTACAAAACCCTCACTCTCGATTCCTCCAACTCCCGCCATCTTCGCATAGCCGACATTTTCGCCGCCGATGAAGAACAACAAAACGACGGCGACGGCGACGGCAGTTTACAAATGAGTGGCGTCGATGAGCCACGAAGAGTCTGGTCCGTGAGGCTGCAATGCACGTCGCCGAGGCGGATCATTGCTCGCTGTTTGGCGTTGCTGAGGCGTGACAAGGAGAGGAAAGGAATCTTGGTACGGAGCCGGAgcgagaagagagagaaaagggtGGTCGAAATGGGAGCTGGATGCCTGCGCACTAGCCGTTCGATGAAAACGCTGACCGGTGGCGAATCGGCTTTTTCGGCCACCGAGGGTGAAGACTCAG AACGATATAGGAATGCTGCGTCTTTCAACTTGGGAATTGGTTGCGGTTTGCTATATCTCGTTGCTGCAAGTAAAAACGAACTCACCAAGATGGCCAAGTTGAGAACCGAAATGGAAAATCTTCTTAAAAATGTCAGAGAGGAATTGCAAAAGATGAACATGAACGCACCCCTTAAGCCAATCGAGCCGCCCAATGGTAAATTTTCCTATCCGTCCATTGACGATGTTCAAGAAGGTTCCAATTCCAATGGTCATCTTCAACTTCAATTGCATTCCAATGATATTCAACCTTGCGTTTTACCAAAGTTGGAAACTGATTTGGTATCGGATGAGTCTTCTGATTGCATTGTTAAATATGAACAAAAACATTGTACGGTGGGAATGGATGAACTCGAGGCAGAGCTTGAAGCCGAATTAGAACGTTTGCAGCTCAACTTGGATACCGAGCATTCATCAAAACGTCCACCGCTGCCAAGGTCGAAG GCTATTGCGGACGCTACACCTGCAATAAGCCAGAGCCTAAATTCTGGAGAGGTAATTGACCCACAAGCGGCAGATAGTGAAGCCAACTACGGGGTTTCTCCCATTGAAGTTGAGCGAAGATTGCATGAACTGGTGGAATGTAGACAGCAGGAACGGATAAAAGAGCTTGAAGCTGCTTTAGAATGTGCTATAAACGAACTTGAGGAGAAAGAAATAGAGGTTTCTTGGTGGAAAGACACTGCAAGGCTTGTATCACAGCACATTCCAACAACTTCACGGCAGATCTCCCACCGAGATCCAAAACTTTTTGCTTGTTGA
- the LOC107409194 gene encoding formin-like protein 18 isoform X2, with translation MALFRKFFYKKPPDGLLEISERVYVFDCCFTTDVWEEDEYKIYIGGIVGQLREHFPDASFMVFNFREGESQSQISNILSEYDMTVMDYPRHYEGCPLLTMEMIHHFLRSSESWLSLGQQNVLLMHCERGGWPVLAFMLAALLIYRKQYTGEQKTLDMIYKQAPRELLQLMSPLNPLPSQLRYLQYVSRRNVRSEWPPLDRALTLDCIILRFIPNLDGEGGCRPIFRIYGQDPFMAADRTPKVLFSTPKRSKLVRHYNQADCELVKIDIHCHTQGDVVLECITLDSDLEREQMMFRVMFNTAFIRSNILMLNRDEIDILWNAKDQFPRDFRIEVLFSEMDAGTSLISIDLPGLEEKEGLPVEAFAKVQEIFSNVDWLDPKTDVALNVLQQITGSNVLQGKLDTLSAQTAESGSLFLESTPENKTDFESSGNNIMGPKSMISMSSFEPSIDLNLIKKKIEPRELQDESSIRMKIEPQGRQDTYSIGKTVEPQGRHDRNSTGEKINPQGLQNESSNRMKVEPQGRQVTYSIGKTGRKIEPQGRHDTFPIGKIIKPQELQDASSIGVKVEPQQTQDTKPIGKEIESQGLHDASSIKMKTEPQVRQDTNSIWKKIGPQEAEKKTESQVKQDTEAIRKIVEPQDWQIAFQRPTQSKIITPRVPKTSLSAPVSYSNSLQGSPVPISRYHSAPSALGITALLHDHAASNREEESLHPLIVSPPSHTTSAPNLTRPRSMQPGNMGVPVPRPPPLPFSIDAPTTRKTFAIPLPCPPLPPSPSPTQPTAKAIHHPQTSLQGRCQSAPIPPPPPPPPLSGASVSVPIKGSSLIPSPPILPPSYTEASSSSSVTNIISTPSPPPPSFPQKSSSSAFKNSLSAPPPPPPPPPPPPSSSVASPDPVLLPKSSNVKSGPPPPPPMHPGSVSSSMVTSSAPPPPPPPPPPPIHPMAGTSTKVTSSAPPPPPPPMHSSTIVTSASSLPPPPPMRPTSGPSSTVTSSAPPPPPPPMRPTSGPSSMVTSSAPPPPPPPPPVRPTSGPGSIVTSSAPPPPPPPMRPTSGPSSMVTFSAPPPPPLLFASKNSMSQNSANGPPAPPPAPLINGVLKAGSASANQSGIGNCNVPSVPGPPSSALLGSKGRGLSRAGPRNLAQSKKSNLKPYHWLKLTRAMQGSLWAETQKSDEASKAPEFDMSELESLFSAAAPNSEHGSTGGKSNRRSSGPKTEKVQLIELRRAYNCEIMLSKVKIPLPDLMSAALALDDSTLDADQIENLIKFCPTKEEMELLKNYSGDKENLGKCEQFFLELMKVPRVESKLRVFSFKIQFYTQVSDLRNNLNIVNSVADEIRNSVKLKRIMQTILSLGNALNHGTARGSAIGFRLDSLLKLTDTRARNNKMTLMHYLCKVLAEKLPDLLDFPKDLVSLEASTKIQLKYLAEEMQAISKGLEKVVQELSASENDGVVSENFCKILKEFLSHAEAEVRSLASLYSNVGRNADALALYFGEDPARCPFEQVVSTLLNFVRMFVRAHDENCKHMEFERKKAQKKAAEQEKMKLSTPQKDSQLLY, from the exons ATGGCGTTGTTCAGGAAGTTCTTTTATAAGAAGCCGCCAGATGGACTTCTGGAGATCTCTGAAAGGGTTTACG TGTTTGATTGCTGCTTTACTACGGATGTTTGGGAAGAAGATgaatataaaatctatatagGAGGCATAGTTGGTCAACTTCGTGAACACTTCCCAGATGCTTCATTCATGGTATTCAACTTCCGAGAGGGAGAAAGCCAAAGCCAGATTTCTAATATACTGTCTGAGTATGATATGACAGTAATGGATTATCCTCGACATTATGAAGGTTGTCCGTTGCTTACAATGGAGATGATCCACCACTTCCTAAGATCAAGTGAAAGCTGGCTTTCACTTGGGCAGCAAAACGTGCTCTTGATGCATTGTGAACGAGGAGGGTGGCCAGTTTTGGCCTTCATGTTGGCTGCACTCTTGATTTATAGGAAGCAGTATACAGGGGAGCAGAAGACATTGGACATGATTTACAAGCAAGCACCTCGGGAACTTTTGCAGTTGATGTCACCGCTGAATCCTCTTCCTTCACAGCTGAGGTATCTCCAGTATGTATCAAGAAGAAATGTGCGCTCAGAATGGCCTCCACTGGATAGGGCACTTACATTGGACTGTATCATTCTGAGATTCATTCCTAATTTGGATGGAGAGGGAGGCTGTCGTCCAATATTTAGGATATATGGCCAGGACCCTTTTATGGCTGCTGATCGCACTCCTAAAGTTTTGTTCTCCACTCCAAAGAGGAGTAAACTTGTTCGGCATTACAACCAG GCAGATTGTGAACTAGTGAAAATTGATATCCACTGCCATACACAAGGTGATGTTGTTCTTGAGTGTATAACTTTGGATAGTGATTTGGAACGTGAACAGATGATGTTCCGGGTCATGTTCAATACGGCATTTATAAGATCAAACATTTTGATGCTCAACCGTGATGAAATTGACATCTTATGGAATGCTAAGGATCAATTTCCCAGGGATTTTAGAATAGAG GTTCTTTTCTCGGAGATGGATGCTGGTACTTCTCTAATTTCAATTGATTTGCCTGGCTTAGAGGAGAAAGAAGGCCTTCCTGTGGAAGCATTTGCTAAAGTTCAGGAGATTTTTAGCAATGTGGATTGGCTAGATCCAAAGACAGATGTAGCACTAAATGTACTCCAGCAAATCACTGGTTCAAATGTCTTACAAGGAAAGTTGGACACTCTATCTGCCCAAACTGCAGAATCTGGTAGCTTGTTTCTGGAATCAACTCCTGAAAATAAAACAGATTTTGAGTCATCAGGAAATAATATCATGGGTCCTAAATCTATGATTTCTATGTCCTCTTTTGAACCATCTatagatttaaatttaattaaaaagaagaTTGAACCCCGAGAACTGCAGGATGAAAGCTCAATTAGAATGAAAATAGAACCCCAAGGAAGGCAGGATACATATTCAATTGGAAAGACGGTCGAACCCCAAGGAAGGCATGACAGAAATTCAACTGGAGAGAAGATTAATCCGCAAGGGCTGCAAAATGAAAGCTCAAACAGAATGAAAGTTGAACCCCAAGGGAGGCAGGTTACATATTCAATTGGAAAGACTGGAAGGAAGATTGAACCCCAAGGAAGGCATGATACATTTCCGATTGGAAAGATCATTAAACCCCAGGAACTGCAGGATGCAAGCTCAATTGGAGTGAAGGTTGAACCCCAACAAACGCAGGACACAAAACCAATTGGAAAGGAGATTGAATCCCAGGGACTGCATGATGCAAGCTCAATTAAAATGAAGACTGAACCCCAAGTAAGGCAGGATACAAATTCAATATGGAAGAAGATTGGACCCCAGGAAGCTGAGAAGAAAACTGAATCTCAAGTAAAGCAGGATACAGAGGCAATTAGAAAGATTGTTGAACCCCAAGACTGGCAAATTGCTTTCCAGCGGCCTACCCAATCTAAGATCATTACTCCAAGAGTGCCTAAAACTTCTTTATCTGCTCCAGTTTCATATAGTAATTCCTTGCAGGGGTCACCTGTGCCCATATCAAGATACCATAGTGCACCATCAGCCCTTGGCATTACTGCTTTACTGCATGATCATGCTGCATCTAATAGGGAAGAAGAATCCTTGCATCCTCTGATTGTATCACCACCTTCTCATACTACTTCAGCTCCTAATTTAACTCGACCTAGATCCATGCAGCCTGGAAATATGGGTGTACCAGTCCCACGACCACCACCATTGCCTTTCTCAATAGATGCTCCTACAACGAGAAAGACATTTGCAATTCCTCTGCCTTGTCCTCCTCTGccaccatcaccatcaccaacaCAACCAACTGCAAAAGCTATTCATCATCCTCAAACCTCATTGCAGGGGAGATGTCAGTCAGCACCAATTCCTCCTCCCCCACCGCCACCTCCTTTGTCAGGGGCATCAGTGTCTGTTCCTATCAAGGGCTCATCTCTAATTCCCTCTCCCCCAATTTTACCCCCTTCATACACAGAAGCATCTTCATCTTCCTCtgtcacaaacataatttcaacTCCCTCGCCCCCTCCCCCTTCTTTCCCTCAAAAATCTTCATCATCAGCTTTTAAAAACTCACTTTCAGCTCCGCCTCCGCCTCCTCCTCCCCCTCCCCCTCCCCCTTCTAGTTCAGTTGCATCTCCCGATCCTGTTTTGCTGCCTAAGAGCTCAAATGTAAAATCTGGTCCACCACCTCCTCCTCCCATGCATCCAGGTTCTGTCTCAAGTTCTATGGTAACATCTTcagcaccaccaccacctccacctccacctccacctcccATACATCCTATGGCTGGCACAAGTACCAAGGTAACATCTTCAGCACCACCGCCACCTCCACCTCCAATGCATTCTAGTACCATAGTAACATCTGCATCATCTCTGCCACCTCCACCTCCTATGCGTCCTACATCTGGTCCAAGTTCCACTGTTACGTCTTcagcaccaccaccacctccacctcctATGCGTCCCACATCGGGTCCAAGTTCCATGGTAACGTCTTcagcaccaccaccacctccacctccacctcctgTGCGTCCCACATCTGGTCCAGGTTCCATTGTAACATCTTcagcaccaccaccacctccacccCCTATGCGTCCTACATCTGGTCCAAGTTCCATGGTAACATTTTCAGCACCTCCACCACCGCCTCTTCTTTTTGCATCAAAGAATTCTATGTCTCAGAATTCTGCAAATGGTCCACCAGCACCACCTCCTGCCCCTCTTATCAATGGAGTGTTGAAAGCTGGTAGTGCCTCTGCAAATCAGTCTGGAATTGGCAATTGCAATGTTCCTTCAGTTCCTGGACCACCTTCTAGCGCTCTCCTTGGTTCAAAGGGACGGGGCCTATCACGTGCAGGTCCTAGAAACCTGGCTCAATCtaaaaaatctaatttgaaACCATATCATTGGTTGAAATTAACAAGGGCCATGCAAGGAAGCTTATGGGCTGAGACACAAAAAAGTGATGAAGCTTCCAA GGCTCCAGAGTTTGACATGTCAGAACTTGAGAGTCTTTTCTCTGCCGCTGCACCAAATTCTGAGCATGGAAGCACAGGTGGAAAATCAAATCGCCGGTCCTCAGGACCTAAAACTGAAAAAGTTCAGCTG ATTGAGCTAAGGCGGGCATATAATTGTGAGATCATGCTTTCTAAAGTGAAAATCCCTCTGCCGGATTTAATG AGTGCAGCTCTTGCCTTGGATGATTCAACTTTAGATGCTGATCAAATTGAGAACCTCATAAAATTCTGTCCTACAAAAGAAGAGATGGAATTACTTAAG AATTATAGTGGAGACAAGGAAAacttgggaaaatgtgaacaG TTCTTCTTAGAATTGATGAAAGTACCACGGGTGGAATCCAAACTAAGAGTATTCTCGttcaaaatacaattttataccCAG GTTTCTGATCTTAGAAATAATTTGAATATTGTCAATTCTGTAGCGGATGAG ATCAGAAATTCGGTTAAGTTGAAGAGAATAATGCAAACGATTCTTTCTCTGGGTAATGCTTTGAACCATGGAACTGCTAGAG GTTCTGCAATTGGTTTTCGATTAGACAGTCTCCTTAAACTGACAGATACACGAGCCCGAAACAACAAGATGACTCTCATGCATTATCTTTGTAAG GTGCTTGCTGAAAAGCTTCCAGACCTTCTTGATTTTCCAAAGGACCTTGTGAGTTTGGAGGCTTCAACAAAG ATCCAATTGAAATATTTGGCAGAGGAAATGCAAGCCATTAGTAAAGGATTAGAGAAGGTTGTCCAGGAATTGTCTGCTTCAGAAAACGATGGTGTTGTTTCTGAAAATTTTTGCAAG ATATTGAAGGAGTTCCTTAGTCATGCTGAAGCTGAAGTCAGATCTTTGGCTTCACTTTATTCTAATGTG GGTAGAAATGCAGACGCATTGGCTCTATATTTTGGTGAAGATCCAGCTCGTTGTCCATTTGAGCAAG TTGTATCCACTTTGCTCAACTTTGTGAGGATGTTTGTTCGGGCACATGACGAAAACTGCAAGCACATGGAATTTGAAAGGAAGAAGGCCCAGAAGAAAGCTGCTGAACAAGAGAAGATGAAGCTGTCTACTCCCCAGAAAGATTCTCAACTCTTG TATTAA
- the LOC107409194 gene encoding formin-like protein 18 isoform X1: MALFRKFFYKKPPDGLLEISERVYVFDCCFTTDVWEEDEYKIYIGGIVGQLREHFPDASFMVFNFREGESQSQISNILSEYDMTVMDYPRHYEGCPLLTMEMIHHFLRSSESWLSLGQQNVLLMHCERGGWPVLAFMLAALLIYRKQYTGEQKTLDMIYKQAPRELLQLMSPLNPLPSQLRYLQYVSRRNVRSEWPPLDRALTLDCIILRFIPNLDGEGGCRPIFRIYGQDPFMAADRTPKVLFSTPKRSKLVRHYNQADCELVKIDIHCHTQGDVVLECITLDSDLEREQMMFRVMFNTAFIRSNILMLNRDEIDILWNAKDQFPRDFRIEVLFSEMDAGTSLISIDLPGLEEKEGLPVEAFAKVQEIFSNVDWLDPKTDVALNVLQQITGSNVLQGKLDTLSAQTAESGSLFLESTPENKTDFESSGNNIMGPKSMISMSSFEPSIDLNLIKKKIEPRELQDESSIRMKIEPQGRQDTYSIGKTVEPQGRHDRNSTGEKINPQGLQNESSNRMKVEPQGRQVTYSIGKTGRKIEPQGRHDTFPIGKIIKPQELQDASSIGVKVEPQQTQDTKPIGKEIESQGLHDASSIKMKTEPQVRQDTNSIWKKIGPQEAEKKTESQVKQDTEAIRKIVEPQDWQIAFQRPTQSKIITPRVPKTSLSAPVSYSNSLQGSPVPISRYHSAPSALGITALLHDHAASNREEESLHPLIVSPPSHTTSAPNLTRPRSMQPGNMGVPVPRPPPLPFSIDAPTTRKTFAIPLPCPPLPPSPSPTQPTAKAIHHPQTSLQGRCQSAPIPPPPPPPPLSGASVSVPIKGSSLIPSPPILPPSYTEASSSSSVTNIISTPSPPPPSFPQKSSSSAFKNSLSAPPPPPPPPPPPPSSSVASPDPVLLPKSSNVKSGPPPPPPMHPGSVSSSMVTSSAPPPPPPPPPPPIHPMAGTSTKVTSSAPPPPPPPMHSSTIVTSASSLPPPPPMRPTSGPSSTVTSSAPPPPPPPMRPTSGPSSMVTSSAPPPPPPPPPVRPTSGPGSIVTSSAPPPPPPPMRPTSGPSSMVTFSAPPPPPLLFASKNSMSQNSANGPPAPPPAPLINGVLKAGSASANQSGIGNCNVPSVPGPPSSALLGSKGRGLSRAGPRNLAQSKKSNLKPYHWLKLTRAMQGSLWAETQKSDEASKAPEFDMSELESLFSAAAPNSEHGSTGGKSNRRSSGPKTEKVQLIELRRAYNCEIMLSKVKIPLPDLMSAALALDDSTLDADQIENLIKFCPTKEEMELLKNYSGDKENLGKCEQFFLELMKVPRVESKLRVFSFKIQFYTQVSDLRNNLNIVNSVADEIRNSVKLKRIMQTILSLGNALNHGTARGSAIGFRLDSLLKLTDTRARNNKMTLMHYLCKVLAEKLPDLLDFPKDLVSLEASTKIQLKYLAEEMQAISKGLEKVVQELSASENDGVVSENFCKILKEFLSHAEAEVRSLASLYSNVGRNADALALYFGEDPARCPFEQVVSTLLNFVRMFVRAHDENCKHMEFERKKAQKKAAEQEKMKLSTPQKDSQLLVQTPVKSGNIK, from the exons ATGGCGTTGTTCAGGAAGTTCTTTTATAAGAAGCCGCCAGATGGACTTCTGGAGATCTCTGAAAGGGTTTACG TGTTTGATTGCTGCTTTACTACGGATGTTTGGGAAGAAGATgaatataaaatctatatagGAGGCATAGTTGGTCAACTTCGTGAACACTTCCCAGATGCTTCATTCATGGTATTCAACTTCCGAGAGGGAGAAAGCCAAAGCCAGATTTCTAATATACTGTCTGAGTATGATATGACAGTAATGGATTATCCTCGACATTATGAAGGTTGTCCGTTGCTTACAATGGAGATGATCCACCACTTCCTAAGATCAAGTGAAAGCTGGCTTTCACTTGGGCAGCAAAACGTGCTCTTGATGCATTGTGAACGAGGAGGGTGGCCAGTTTTGGCCTTCATGTTGGCTGCACTCTTGATTTATAGGAAGCAGTATACAGGGGAGCAGAAGACATTGGACATGATTTACAAGCAAGCACCTCGGGAACTTTTGCAGTTGATGTCACCGCTGAATCCTCTTCCTTCACAGCTGAGGTATCTCCAGTATGTATCAAGAAGAAATGTGCGCTCAGAATGGCCTCCACTGGATAGGGCACTTACATTGGACTGTATCATTCTGAGATTCATTCCTAATTTGGATGGAGAGGGAGGCTGTCGTCCAATATTTAGGATATATGGCCAGGACCCTTTTATGGCTGCTGATCGCACTCCTAAAGTTTTGTTCTCCACTCCAAAGAGGAGTAAACTTGTTCGGCATTACAACCAG GCAGATTGTGAACTAGTGAAAATTGATATCCACTGCCATACACAAGGTGATGTTGTTCTTGAGTGTATAACTTTGGATAGTGATTTGGAACGTGAACAGATGATGTTCCGGGTCATGTTCAATACGGCATTTATAAGATCAAACATTTTGATGCTCAACCGTGATGAAATTGACATCTTATGGAATGCTAAGGATCAATTTCCCAGGGATTTTAGAATAGAG GTTCTTTTCTCGGAGATGGATGCTGGTACTTCTCTAATTTCAATTGATTTGCCTGGCTTAGAGGAGAAAGAAGGCCTTCCTGTGGAAGCATTTGCTAAAGTTCAGGAGATTTTTAGCAATGTGGATTGGCTAGATCCAAAGACAGATGTAGCACTAAATGTACTCCAGCAAATCACTGGTTCAAATGTCTTACAAGGAAAGTTGGACACTCTATCTGCCCAAACTGCAGAATCTGGTAGCTTGTTTCTGGAATCAACTCCTGAAAATAAAACAGATTTTGAGTCATCAGGAAATAATATCATGGGTCCTAAATCTATGATTTCTATGTCCTCTTTTGAACCATCTatagatttaaatttaattaaaaagaagaTTGAACCCCGAGAACTGCAGGATGAAAGCTCAATTAGAATGAAAATAGAACCCCAAGGAAGGCAGGATACATATTCAATTGGAAAGACGGTCGAACCCCAAGGAAGGCATGACAGAAATTCAACTGGAGAGAAGATTAATCCGCAAGGGCTGCAAAATGAAAGCTCAAACAGAATGAAAGTTGAACCCCAAGGGAGGCAGGTTACATATTCAATTGGAAAGACTGGAAGGAAGATTGAACCCCAAGGAAGGCATGATACATTTCCGATTGGAAAGATCATTAAACCCCAGGAACTGCAGGATGCAAGCTCAATTGGAGTGAAGGTTGAACCCCAACAAACGCAGGACACAAAACCAATTGGAAAGGAGATTGAATCCCAGGGACTGCATGATGCAAGCTCAATTAAAATGAAGACTGAACCCCAAGTAAGGCAGGATACAAATTCAATATGGAAGAAGATTGGACCCCAGGAAGCTGAGAAGAAAACTGAATCTCAAGTAAAGCAGGATACAGAGGCAATTAGAAAGATTGTTGAACCCCAAGACTGGCAAATTGCTTTCCAGCGGCCTACCCAATCTAAGATCATTACTCCAAGAGTGCCTAAAACTTCTTTATCTGCTCCAGTTTCATATAGTAATTCCTTGCAGGGGTCACCTGTGCCCATATCAAGATACCATAGTGCACCATCAGCCCTTGGCATTACTGCTTTACTGCATGATCATGCTGCATCTAATAGGGAAGAAGAATCCTTGCATCCTCTGATTGTATCACCACCTTCTCATACTACTTCAGCTCCTAATTTAACTCGACCTAGATCCATGCAGCCTGGAAATATGGGTGTACCAGTCCCACGACCACCACCATTGCCTTTCTCAATAGATGCTCCTACAACGAGAAAGACATTTGCAATTCCTCTGCCTTGTCCTCCTCTGccaccatcaccatcaccaacaCAACCAACTGCAAAAGCTATTCATCATCCTCAAACCTCATTGCAGGGGAGATGTCAGTCAGCACCAATTCCTCCTCCCCCACCGCCACCTCCTTTGTCAGGGGCATCAGTGTCTGTTCCTATCAAGGGCTCATCTCTAATTCCCTCTCCCCCAATTTTACCCCCTTCATACACAGAAGCATCTTCATCTTCCTCtgtcacaaacataatttcaacTCCCTCGCCCCCTCCCCCTTCTTTCCCTCAAAAATCTTCATCATCAGCTTTTAAAAACTCACTTTCAGCTCCGCCTCCGCCTCCTCCTCCCCCTCCCCCTCCCCCTTCTAGTTCAGTTGCATCTCCCGATCCTGTTTTGCTGCCTAAGAGCTCAAATGTAAAATCTGGTCCACCACCTCCTCCTCCCATGCATCCAGGTTCTGTCTCAAGTTCTATGGTAACATCTTcagcaccaccaccacctccacctccacctccacctcccATACATCCTATGGCTGGCACAAGTACCAAGGTAACATCTTCAGCACCACCGCCACCTCCACCTCCAATGCATTCTAGTACCATAGTAACATCTGCATCATCTCTGCCACCTCCACCTCCTATGCGTCCTACATCTGGTCCAAGTTCCACTGTTACGTCTTcagcaccaccaccacctccacctcctATGCGTCCCACATCGGGTCCAAGTTCCATGGTAACGTCTTcagcaccaccaccacctccacctccacctcctgTGCGTCCCACATCTGGTCCAGGTTCCATTGTAACATCTTcagcaccaccaccacctccacccCCTATGCGTCCTACATCTGGTCCAAGTTCCATGGTAACATTTTCAGCACCTCCACCACCGCCTCTTCTTTTTGCATCAAAGAATTCTATGTCTCAGAATTCTGCAAATGGTCCACCAGCACCACCTCCTGCCCCTCTTATCAATGGAGTGTTGAAAGCTGGTAGTGCCTCTGCAAATCAGTCTGGAATTGGCAATTGCAATGTTCCTTCAGTTCCTGGACCACCTTCTAGCGCTCTCCTTGGTTCAAAGGGACGGGGCCTATCACGTGCAGGTCCTAGAAACCTGGCTCAATCtaaaaaatctaatttgaaACCATATCATTGGTTGAAATTAACAAGGGCCATGCAAGGAAGCTTATGGGCTGAGACACAAAAAAGTGATGAAGCTTCCAA GGCTCCAGAGTTTGACATGTCAGAACTTGAGAGTCTTTTCTCTGCCGCTGCACCAAATTCTGAGCATGGAAGCACAGGTGGAAAATCAAATCGCCGGTCCTCAGGACCTAAAACTGAAAAAGTTCAGCTG ATTGAGCTAAGGCGGGCATATAATTGTGAGATCATGCTTTCTAAAGTGAAAATCCCTCTGCCGGATTTAATG AGTGCAGCTCTTGCCTTGGATGATTCAACTTTAGATGCTGATCAAATTGAGAACCTCATAAAATTCTGTCCTACAAAAGAAGAGATGGAATTACTTAAG AATTATAGTGGAGACAAGGAAAacttgggaaaatgtgaacaG TTCTTCTTAGAATTGATGAAAGTACCACGGGTGGAATCCAAACTAAGAGTATTCTCGttcaaaatacaattttataccCAG GTTTCTGATCTTAGAAATAATTTGAATATTGTCAATTCTGTAGCGGATGAG ATCAGAAATTCGGTTAAGTTGAAGAGAATAATGCAAACGATTCTTTCTCTGGGTAATGCTTTGAACCATGGAACTGCTAGAG GTTCTGCAATTGGTTTTCGATTAGACAGTCTCCTTAAACTGACAGATACACGAGCCCGAAACAACAAGATGACTCTCATGCATTATCTTTGTAAG GTGCTTGCTGAAAAGCTTCCAGACCTTCTTGATTTTCCAAAGGACCTTGTGAGTTTGGAGGCTTCAACAAAG ATCCAATTGAAATATTTGGCAGAGGAAATGCAAGCCATTAGTAAAGGATTAGAGAAGGTTGTCCAGGAATTGTCTGCTTCAGAAAACGATGGTGTTGTTTCTGAAAATTTTTGCAAG ATATTGAAGGAGTTCCTTAGTCATGCTGAAGCTGAAGTCAGATCTTTGGCTTCACTTTATTCTAATGTG GGTAGAAATGCAGACGCATTGGCTCTATATTTTGGTGAAGATCCAGCTCGTTGTCCATTTGAGCAAG TTGTATCCACTTTGCTCAACTTTGTGAGGATGTTTGTTCGGGCACATGACGAAAACTGCAAGCACATGGAATTTGAAAGGAAGAAGGCCCAGAAGAAAGCTGCTGAACAAGAGAAGATGAAGCTGTCTACTCCCCAGAAAGATTCTCAACTCTTGGTACAAACTCCTGTCAAGAGTGGGAACATCAAATGA